The following proteins come from a genomic window of Heyndrickxia acidicola:
- the ndk gene encoding nucleoside-diphosphate kinase gives MEKTFLMVKPDGVQRQLIGDIVSRFEKKGFQLVGAKLMQISTELAEKHYGEHKERPFFGELVSFITSGPVFAMVWQGENVIATARQMMGATNPKDSAPGTIRGEYAATVSKNIIHGSDSPESAEREIGLFFSQEELIEYTRLINEWIY, from the coding sequence GTGGAAAAAACGTTCTTAATGGTAAAGCCCGATGGCGTACAAAGACAATTAATCGGAGATATCGTATCCCGCTTTGAGAAAAAAGGTTTTCAGCTTGTAGGAGCAAAATTAATGCAAATATCAACTGAATTAGCTGAAAAGCACTATGGAGAGCATAAAGAGCGTCCATTCTTTGGTGAACTGGTTAGCTTTATTACTTCCGGCCCGGTATTTGCTATGGTTTGGCAAGGTGAAAATGTAATCGCTACTGCACGCCAAATGATGGGCGCTACAAATCCTAAGGATTCTGCTCCAGGAACGATTCGTGGAGAGTATGCGGCAACTGTTAGCAAAAACATTATTCATGGCTCTGACTCACCTGAAAGTGCAGAAAGAGAAATCGGTTTATTTTTCTCACAGGAAGAATTAATCGAATATACAAGACTGATTAACGAGTGGATCTATTAA
- a CDS encoding CheR family methyltransferase yields the protein MDQDYQQFSVQVLKKTGIDLSLYKEGQMKRRLATLYEKRGFDSFQEYFKEMNSSTLLLNEFLDRITINVTEFFRNAQRWSVLENKILPRLIAENKPLKIWSAASSTGEEPYTLAMILSNYLPGSQFSILATDIDNLAIQRAREGVYQERSLSEVPVGMKKKYFQQDGSLYRISPEIKRLVTFKQHNLLAEPFDYPFDLIICRNVLIYFTEEAKTLLYRKFSESLRPGGSLFVGSTEQIFTPREYNLEIEDTFFYKRLC from the coding sequence ATGGATCAAGATTATCAGCAATTTAGTGTCCAAGTCTTGAAGAAAACGGGAATTGATTTATCCCTATATAAGGAAGGACAAATGAAAAGAAGGCTGGCAACTCTCTATGAAAAAAGAGGATTTGATTCTTTTCAAGAGTATTTTAAAGAAATGAATAGCAGTACGCTGCTTTTAAATGAATTTTTAGATAGAATCACAATTAATGTGACGGAATTTTTTCGGAATGCCCAGCGCTGGAGTGTATTGGAAAACAAAATACTGCCCCGGCTAATAGCTGAAAATAAACCATTGAAAATATGGAGCGCAGCATCTTCCACGGGGGAAGAACCTTATACACTCGCAATGATTTTATCCAACTATCTTCCGGGTTCCCAATTTTCCATTTTGGCCACGGATATTGACAACTTGGCCATCCAGCGAGCGAGGGAAGGTGTTTATCAAGAACGTTCTTTATCGGAGGTCCCCGTAGGAATGAAAAAAAAATATTTTCAACAGGATGGTTCCTTGTACCGAATTTCTCCAGAAATTAAAAGACTTGTAACTTTCAAACAGCATAACTTGCTTGCGGAGCCATTTGATTATCCTTTCGATTTAATTATTTGCCGAAATGTACTGATTTATTTTACAGAAGAAGCAAAGACGCTATTGTATCGTAAATTTAGCGAGTCTCTTCGTCCTGGCGGCTCTTTGTTTGTAGGAAGTACCGAACAGATTTTCACACCAAGGGAATACAATTTAGAGATAGAAGATACCTTTTTTTATAAAAGGCTTTGTTAA
- the aroC gene encoding chorismate synthase gives MRYLTAGESHGPQLTAIIEGLPSGLTLTEENINADLARRQKGYGRGRRMQIEKDRVQITGGVRHGYTLGSPVALIVENKDWTHWTNIMGIEPLEEEQSEIKRKVTRPRPGHADLIGGIKYGHRDLRNVLERSSARETTVRVAAGAVAKTLLKELGIEVASHVLEIGGVRANTPNYSTLKELKERTEQSPVRCFDETAEKAMMEAIDQAKENGDSIGGIVEVIVEGMPPGVGSYVHYDRKLDAKIAAAIMSINAFKGVEFGLGFEMARIPGSRVHDEIVWSEEEGYSRKTNRLGGFEGGMTTGMPIIVRGVMKPIPTLYKPLQSVDIDTKEPFTASIERSDSCAVPAASVVAEAAVAWELAAALVDQFNGDRLGTLVQAVKEQKEYGRLF, from the coding sequence GTGAGATATTTAACAGCAGGTGAGTCACATGGTCCGCAGTTAACAGCCATTATTGAAGGGCTGCCAAGCGGATTGACTCTGACAGAAGAGAATATTAATGCTGATCTGGCACGTCGTCAAAAAGGCTATGGACGCGGAAGAAGAATGCAAATTGAAAAGGATCGCGTTCAAATTACAGGCGGAGTCCGGCATGGCTATACACTTGGTTCACCCGTTGCCCTTATAGTTGAAAATAAAGATTGGACCCATTGGACAAATATCATGGGGATTGAGCCCCTTGAGGAAGAGCAATCGGAAATTAAACGTAAAGTGACCAGACCACGTCCTGGACATGCCGATTTAATTGGAGGTATAAAATATGGGCATCGTGATTTAAGAAATGTCCTGGAGAGATCATCAGCAAGGGAAACAACGGTTAGAGTGGCAGCTGGCGCCGTTGCAAAAACATTGTTAAAGGAACTGGGCATAGAAGTTGCTTCACACGTTTTAGAGATTGGAGGAGTTAGAGCAAATACTCCAAACTATTCTACACTTAAGGAATTAAAGGAAAGGACAGAACAATCTCCTGTGAGATGTTTTGATGAAACAGCAGAAAAAGCAATGATGGAAGCCATTGACCAGGCAAAGGAAAATGGGGACTCCATAGGTGGAATTGTGGAAGTTATAGTAGAAGGTATGCCTCCAGGCGTAGGGAGCTATGTCCACTATGATCGGAAACTCGATGCGAAAATTGCTGCTGCCATTATGAGTATTAATGCATTTAAAGGTGTAGAATTCGGTCTTGGATTTGAAATGGCCCGAATCCCAGGAAGCCGTGTTCATGATGAGATTGTATGGTCGGAGGAAGAAGGCTATTCTAGGAAAACCAACCGTCTTGGCGGATTTGAAGGCGGGATGACAACAGGAATGCCCATTATTGTCCGTGGTGTAATGAAACCTATTCCGACCCTTTATAAACCGCTTCAAAGTGTTGATATCGACACGAAAGAACCATTTACTGCAAGCATAGAACGCTCCGACAGCTGTGCAGTTCCTGCGGCAAGCGTAGTGGCGGAAGCTGCAGTAGCATGGGAACTGGCAGCTGCTCTTGTTGATCAATTTAACGGAGATCGATTAGGTACTTTAGTTCAAGCTGTCAAAGAACAAAAAGAGTACGGAAGGTTATTCTAA
- the aroB gene encoding 3-dehydroquinate synthase, with translation MQIIDIKVPGKKYPAFVGENALQELRAILSERTYSKIMIVTDETVGKLHLQTLLNSLPESTSPVVYSAPSGEKAKTFSVYEKCLSFAIEAGLDRKACILALGGGAVGDLSGFVAATFMRGIHYIQIPTTILAHDSAVGGKVAINHPLGKNLVGVFHHPEAVIYYTPFLSTLPPRQIRSGFAEVVKEALIADPLFLKQLMKEAVDLTSMPNLPFYLKKGMEVKAAVVQEDEKEMGIRAFLNFGHTLGHALEANAGYGVLTHGEAVMTGMIFALSISRKQLGLQFPLDEFIQWIEKLGYEWRIPKEAGFEELLQWMKRDKKAIAQKPMFVLLKEIGKPVMEEADEKLLRECFYQLM, from the coding sequence ATGCAAATAATAGATATTAAGGTACCGGGAAAAAAATATCCAGCTTTTGTGGGAGAAAATGCTCTGCAGGAATTGAGAGCAATATTATCGGAAAGAACATATTCCAAAATAATGATTGTTACAGATGAAACGGTAGGCAAATTACATTTACAAACATTACTCAATAGCTTGCCGGAAAGTACTTCTCCAGTCGTTTATTCAGCACCAAGCGGTGAGAAAGCCAAGACATTTTCTGTTTATGAAAAGTGCTTATCATTTGCAATAGAAGCTGGACTGGACCGTAAAGCCTGTATTCTTGCGCTTGGAGGCGGTGCGGTAGGAGATCTTTCCGGGTTTGTAGCCGCCACGTTTATGAGAGGGATTCACTATATCCAAATTCCAACCACTATTCTTGCACACGATAGTGCCGTGGGTGGAAAAGTCGCTATAAATCATCCTCTGGGAAAAAATCTGGTGGGGGTGTTTCACCATCCTGAAGCAGTTATTTACTATACTCCTTTTTTGTCCACTTTGCCTCCCCGCCAGATACGAAGCGGATTTGCTGAAGTGGTAAAAGAAGCCTTGATTGCGGATCCTCTGTTTTTAAAACAGCTAATGAAAGAAGCAGTTGATTTAACCTCTATGCCTAATTTACCTTTTTACTTAAAAAAAGGAATGGAAGTAAAAGCAGCAGTGGTTCAGGAGGATGAAAAAGAAATGGGGATCCGTGCCTTTTTGAACTTTGGGCACACACTTGGCCATGCTCTTGAGGCAAATGCAGGCTATGGTGTTTTGACGCATGGAGAAGCTGTCATGACAGGGATGATCTTTGCACTTAGTATAAGCCGGAAGCAATTAGGGTTACAATTTCCTTTGGATGAATTTATTCAATGGATTGAAAAGCTTGGTTATGAATGGAGAATTCCTAAGGAAGCGGGCTTTGAAGAACTCCTTCAATGGATGAAGCGGGACAAAAAAGCGATTGCCCAGAAGCCAATGTTTGTTTTATTGAAGGAAATTGGCAAACCAGTAATGGAAGAGGCAGATGAAAAGCTTTTAAGAGAATGCTTTTATCAATTGATGTAG
- the hisC gene encoding histidinol-phosphate transaminase, with amino-acid sequence MKWKSQVIGLPAYQPGKSTEEVKKMFGLESIVKMASNENPFGHSKYVTEILEKPQKSYTIYPDGYATELRKATASALGVSEDQLIFTNGTDELIQIISRALLEPGKNTVMATPTFSQYRHNAILDGAEVREVPLVNGEHDLMAMLDQVDEQTTVVWICNPNNPTGTYTPEKKLRNFLEQISKDILVVLDEAYFEYVVAEDFYGSIDLVKDYNNVIVTRTFSKIYGLASFRVGYGIASPDIINALEPARPPFNTNVLGQIAAAAAIQDQAFVEECRTKTREALEKFYAFCEEKGLNYYPSQTNFILIDFERDGDEVFQYLLTKGFIVRSGKALGAPTSVRITVGTEQQNDDLIAAMTEFIEKQ; translated from the coding sequence ATGAAATGGAAGAGCCAAGTGATTGGATTGCCCGCATATCAGCCGGGTAAATCTACAGAAGAAGTGAAAAAAATGTTTGGTCTTGAATCCATTGTTAAAATGGCTTCAAATGAAAATCCTTTTGGGCATTCAAAATATGTCACTGAAATTCTTGAAAAACCACAAAAATCTTATACGATCTATCCGGATGGTTATGCGACAGAGTTAAGAAAGGCAACAGCTTCCGCCCTAGGCGTTTCAGAAGATCAATTGATTTTTACGAATGGAACAGATGAATTAATTCAAATAATATCAAGGGCTCTGTTAGAACCAGGAAAGAATACAGTTATGGCTACTCCAACCTTTTCACAATACCGACACAATGCAATATTGGATGGGGCAGAAGTGAGGGAAGTCCCGCTGGTCAATGGTGAACATGATCTTATGGCAATGCTCGACCAGGTTGATGAGCAAACAACGGTCGTTTGGATATGCAATCCGAATAATCCAACTGGAACGTATACACCTGAAAAGAAATTACGAAATTTCCTCGAACAAATAAGCAAAGATATACTGGTTGTTTTGGATGAAGCTTATTTTGAATATGTCGTGGCAGAGGATTTCTATGGATCCATTGACTTGGTGAAAGACTATAACAATGTCATTGTTACGAGAACATTTTCTAAGATATACGGACTTGCGAGCTTCCGGGTAGGATACGGTATTGCATCTCCCGACATTATTAATGCATTAGAGCCTGCAAGGCCTCCGTTTAATACAAATGTACTTGGACAAATAGCAGCAGCTGCCGCCATTCAGGATCAAGCTTTTGTAGAAGAGTGCCGTACTAAAACGAGAGAAGCCCTAGAGAAATTTTATGCTTTTTGTGAGGAAAAGGGCCTCAATTACTATCCTTCTCAAACGAACTTCATTTTAATTGATTTTGAACGGGATGGGGATGAAGTCTTTCAGTACCTTTTAACAAAAGGTTTTATTGTCCGCTCTGGTAAAGCTTTGGGAGCACCGACAAGCGTGCGGATTACGGTGGGTACTGAACAGCAAAATGACGATTTAATTGCTGCAATGACGGAATTTATAGAGAAACAGTGA
- a CDS encoding prephenate dehydrogenase, with translation MQGNVFIVGLGLIGGSLALTIKRQHPKATIIGYDVKKNEMELAKILGVIDECSENFQSDAERADLVILAAPIIETEKWIERLALMNLKKDVLITDTGSTKKSVVDQAALLVEKDICFIGGHPMAGSHKSGVAAAKERLFENAFYILTPLHSEQSVEVDKLKKWLSGTHAKFITLSAKEHDGITGIISHFPHLIAASLVGQAKENQDKFPLLQRMAAGGFRDITRIASSSPVMWSDISLRNKEVLLELMDKWMEEMEKITALLHSEDYNGLHTFFSLAKEYRDQLPSSEPGAIRSFYDLFIDVPDYPGVISEITGHFADEKISITNIRILETREDIYGVLRVSFQTEEDRERAFHCLKQKTTYELYRD, from the coding sequence ATGCAAGGAAATGTTTTTATTGTTGGTCTTGGATTAATAGGCGGATCGTTAGCTCTGACAATTAAAAGGCAGCATCCAAAAGCCACCATTATCGGATATGATGTAAAAAAAAATGAAATGGAGCTGGCAAAAATACTGGGAGTGATCGATGAGTGCTCGGAAAACTTTCAGTCTGATGCGGAAAGAGCTGACTTGGTGATATTGGCAGCGCCGATAATAGAAACAGAAAAATGGATCGAAAGACTTGCCCTTATGAATTTAAAGAAGGATGTCTTAATCACTGATACAGGAAGCACTAAAAAAAGTGTAGTGGATCAGGCAGCTCTTTTAGTGGAAAAAGACATTTGTTTTATTGGCGGACACCCGATGGCTGGTTCCCATAAAAGCGGGGTGGCTGCTGCAAAAGAAAGGTTATTTGAAAATGCTTTTTATATTCTTACCCCTCTTCACAGTGAGCAATCAGTTGAAGTTGACAAATTGAAGAAATGGCTAAGCGGTACACACGCTAAGTTTATTACGCTTTCTGCAAAAGAACACGATGGCATAACCGGAATTATCAGCCATTTCCCTCATCTTATTGCTGCTTCTTTAGTTGGCCAGGCAAAAGAGAATCAAGACAAATTTCCTTTGCTTCAAAGAATGGCTGCAGGCGGTTTTCGCGATATTACAAGAATTGCATCTTCGAGCCCAGTGATGTGGTCTGATATCAGCCTGAGGAATAAAGAAGTCCTATTAGAATTAATGGACAAATGGATGGAGGAAATGGAAAAAATAACAGCGCTTCTTCATTCAGAGGACTATAATGGTCTGCATACCTTTTTTTCTCTGGCCAAAGAGTACCGAGATCAGTTGCCATCGAGTGAGCCTGGCGCTATTCGCTCCTTTTATGATTTATTTATTGATGTTCCGGATTATCCGGGTGTCATTTCGGAAATAACGGGGCATTTTGCAGACGAAAAAATCAGCATTACGAATATTAGAATCCTTGAAACCAGGGAAGATATCTACGGAGTTCTCAGGGTAAGCTTTCAAACGGAAGAAGACCGTGAGCGGGCCTTTCATTGCCTAAAGCAAAAAACCACTTACGAACTTTACAGAGATTGA
- the aroA gene encoding 3-phosphoshikimate 1-carboxyvinyltransferase, with protein sequence MNTIQLDAKQPSIRGRLRVPGDKSISHRAIMFGAIGNGKTVIRNFLKGADCLSTISCFKKLGVEIEEKKEEIIVNGKGWDGLKEPASILDVGNSGTTTRLLLGVLAGRPFHSILIGDSSIAKRPMSRVADPLRNMGAIIDGRENGQYTPLSIRGGKLQAIDFTMKVASAQVKSALLFAGLQTDGITTIMEPVPTRDHTERMIRQFEGEVDRNESAILLRGRQNLSNASVDVPGDISSAAFFMVAAAITPNSEVTIESVGLNPTRTGIIEVLERMGAYIQVEPDNTGESEQKGSIVVKSSDLKGIEISGSLIPRLIDELPIIALLATQASGTTIIKDAAELKVKETNRIDAVVNELTSLGADIEATEDGMIIHGKSTILGGKVKSYGDHRMGMMLVIASLISSDTIYLEGPEAIKVSYPEFFQDLETLTK encoded by the coding sequence ATGAACACCATTCAGCTTGATGCAAAGCAGCCATCCATTAGAGGGAGGCTTCGAGTACCTGGCGATAAATCCATCTCTCATCGGGCTATTATGTTCGGAGCCATTGGAAATGGAAAAACGGTTATTCGGAATTTCCTTAAGGGTGCAGATTGTTTGAGCACAATTTCTTGTTTCAAAAAGCTTGGAGTTGAAATTGAAGAAAAGAAGGAAGAAATTATTGTAAACGGGAAGGGATGGGACGGTTTAAAAGAGCCAGCTTCCATCCTAGATGTAGGGAACTCTGGAACAACAACAAGATTGCTGCTGGGGGTTCTCGCAGGAAGGCCGTTTCATTCTATCCTTATTGGTGACAGTTCAATTGCCAAGAGGCCTATGAGCAGGGTAGCAGATCCTTTAAGGAACATGGGGGCAATTATTGATGGCAGAGAAAATGGACAATATACCCCTTTATCAATTCGGGGAGGGAAGCTGCAAGCGATAGATTTCACTATGAAAGTAGCGAGTGCACAGGTAAAATCAGCGTTGTTATTTGCGGGTTTGCAAACCGATGGCATAACGACCATAATGGAGCCTGTACCAACACGTGATCATACAGAGAGAATGATACGCCAATTTGAGGGTGAAGTAGATAGAAATGAAAGTGCAATTCTACTAAGAGGCAGGCAAAATCTCTCAAATGCGTCCGTCGATGTCCCTGGCGATATCTCATCAGCTGCTTTTTTTATGGTTGCCGCAGCGATTACACCGAATAGTGAGGTAACTATTGAAAGTGTTGGCTTAAATCCTACCAGGACAGGTATCATTGAAGTTCTTGAAAGGATGGGCGCTTACATACAGGTTGAACCTGATAATACAGGAGAAAGCGAGCAAAAGGGATCGATTGTAGTTAAATCCTCCGATCTTAAGGGGATTGAAATATCGGGCTCGCTTATTCCAAGGCTGATTGACGAACTCCCCATTATCGCCTTGCTTGCTACCCAAGCATCAGGAACCACCATTATTAAAGATGCTGCAGAGTTAAAGGTAAAAGAAACAAACCGAATTGACGCAGTGGTAAATGAGCTTACCTCTTTGGGAGCTGATATTGAAGCAACGGAGGATGGCATGATCATTCACGGTAAATCTACCATTCTTGGCGGAAAGGTTAAAAGCTACGGTGACCATCGAATGGGAATGATGTTAGTTATTGCTTCGCTGATCAGCAGTGATACCATTTATTTGGAAGGACCGGAAGCCATTAAGGTGTCCTATCCGGAATTTTTTCAAGATCTGGAGACATTAACTAAGTAA
- a CDS encoding tetratricopeptide repeat protein: MEQLERVIEHLESGNLTEAEKEYKKIKTYGSDEEKYMLAEELVRLGFMPEARELYELLLESYPDEGEILIALAEIYIDMDKEEESILLLDSIAETDPEYPRALLLLADLYQMQGLFEVSEKKLLEAKELMPEEPVIDFALGELYASIARYYEAAKCYEAVKQAKEEEIQGVNINSRLAEVYSAAGSFEEALAYYEQAIEDQVEINTLFGYALTAYQAGFYAKAIQLFNQLKELDPDYHSLYLYLGKAYEQEENLDHALSAVKEGIKLDDFNKELYQFGGKLALKAGDEEQAEEYFRTALTLDPGYLDAALALNKLLLHQERYEDVQEIIQLMEQEGDLDPELHWDCAVANQKSENYSNALKHYELAYNDLKNNQEFMSDYGYFLIEEGDRKKAAQIFGKLLQEQPANEEWSLILERLND; encoded by the coding sequence ATGGAACAGCTAGAACGTGTGATAGAGCATTTAGAGAGCGGTAACTTAACCGAGGCAGAAAAAGAATACAAAAAAATCAAAACATATGGTTCTGATGAAGAGAAATATATGTTAGCAGAAGAGCTCGTCAGGCTCGGGTTTATGCCGGAAGCAAGAGAACTTTACGAACTATTGCTTGAAAGCTATCCTGATGAAGGTGAAATTCTCATTGCTCTTGCAGAAATATATATTGATATGGATAAGGAAGAGGAGTCTATTCTTTTACTTGACTCTATTGCGGAGACGGATCCTGAATATCCCCGTGCGCTTCTTCTTTTAGCAGATCTTTATCAAATGCAGGGACTATTTGAAGTAAGCGAAAAAAAACTGTTGGAAGCAAAGGAACTAATGCCCGAAGAGCCTGTCATTGATTTTGCTCTTGGAGAACTATATGCATCTATAGCCCGTTACTATGAAGCGGCAAAATGCTACGAGGCAGTGAAACAAGCCAAAGAAGAGGAAATTCAAGGAGTAAATATTAATAGCCGCCTGGCAGAGGTATATAGTGCCGCAGGATCTTTTGAAGAAGCGCTTGCTTATTACGAACAAGCTATAGAGGACCAGGTGGAAATAAATACTTTATTCGGCTATGCATTAACAGCTTACCAGGCAGGCTTCTATGCAAAGGCCATTCAATTGTTTAACCAGTTAAAGGAGCTCGACCCGGACTATCATTCCTTGTACTTGTATTTGGGAAAAGCATATGAACAAGAGGAAAACCTTGATCATGCGCTTTCTGCTGTTAAGGAAGGAATTAAACTGGACGACTTTAATAAGGAGTTGTACCAATTTGGTGGAAAACTTGCCTTAAAGGCAGGGGATGAGGAACAGGCAGAAGAATATTTCAGGACAGCTTTAACATTAGATCCAGGCTATTTGGATGCAGCATTAGCCTTGAATAAGCTATTATTGCATCAGGAAAGATATGAAGACGTTCAGGAAATTATACAACTAATGGAGCAAGAAGGGGATCTGGATCCCGAACTTCATTGGGATTGCGCAGTCGCAAATCAGAAATCAGAAAATTATTCAAATGCATTAAAACATTATGAGTTAGCATATAATGATTTAAAGAACAACCAAGAGTTTATGTCGGATTATGGATACTTCCTGATTGAGGAAGGGGATAGAAAAAAAGCAGCTCAGATCTTTGGCAAACTGCTTCAAGAACAACCTGCAAATGAAGAATGGTCTCTTATTCTGGAGCGTCTTAACGATTAG
- a CDS encoding ReoY family proteolytic degradation factor, with protein sequence MAATPVSVNEKKEFIRWFLNHYQLKRRESVWILNYLMSHDQLMGKVHFVEEAHYCPRGLIMSTHCVENVPFRFYKENIMTTDAEKSFHDIRLNREEDIYIQLNFKSSNLSYQYAAVLEENPFMPEDLYMNDKDRLTVEKFLKHSIDTFQREKLLKAIDDALDRQDQKTFQLLTDQLNSLN encoded by the coding sequence TTGGCTGCCACCCCTGTTTCTGTCAACGAGAAAAAGGAATTTATTCGCTGGTTTTTAAATCACTATCAGTTAAAAAGAAGAGAATCTGTGTGGATTTTAAACTATCTTATGAGCCATGACCAATTAATGGGGAAAGTTCACTTCGTTGAAGAAGCTCATTATTGTCCAAGAGGGCTGATCATGTCGACACATTGTGTGGAAAATGTACCGTTCCGTTTTTATAAAGAAAACATAATGACAACCGATGCAGAAAAATCGTTTCATGATATTCGATTGAATCGGGAAGAGGATATATATATTCAATTAAACTTTAAGTCATCAAATTTATCGTATCAATATGCGGCTGTACTTGAGGAAAATCCATTTATGCCGGAAGATTTATATATGAATGATAAAGACAGGCTGACCGTTGAAAAATTTCTAAAACACAGCATAGATACCTTTCAGCGAGAAAAGCTTTTAAAAGCAATTGATGATGCCTTGGACAGACAGGATCAAAAAACATTTCAACTGCTGACTGACCAACTAAATAGTCTGAATTAA
- a CDS encoding YpiF family protein, whose product MRWTAKDADVFLKQKKYIDTIIVPLVPVSVGTNIKLLASQGEFIQLLTNMLETQFRGRMFLLPPYTYLAQQDEQRKQLNLLDWEKEILESDAAHLFYLTSDHYWKTCEHMYKGDVFWLPSIPLEHMEENYKFSIMEDQVKQLINIIAKKWQRGV is encoded by the coding sequence ATGCGTTGGACTGCAAAAGATGCTGATGTTTTTTTAAAACAAAAGAAGTATATCGATACGATTATCGTCCCCCTGGTGCCGGTTTCGGTTGGAACAAACATCAAACTCTTGGCATCCCAGGGAGAGTTTATTCAGTTGTTAACAAACATGCTCGAAACACAGTTCAGAGGCAGAATGTTTTTGCTCCCGCCCTATACATATTTAGCACAGCAGGATGAGCAAAGGAAACAATTGAATTTGCTTGACTGGGAAAAAGAAATATTGGAGAGTGATGCTGCACATTTGTTTTATCTAACTTCTGATCATTATTGGAAAACATGTGAACATATGTATAAAGGAGATGTATTTTGGCTTCCGTCCATTCCATTGGAGCATATGGAAGAGAATTACAAGTTTTCGATAATGGAAGACCAGGTGAAGCAGCTAATAAATATTATTGCGAAAAAATGGCAGAGAGGTGTTTAG
- a CDS encoding ubiquinol-cytochrome c reductase iron-sulfur subunit produces the protein MSKDPVTRRQFLSYTLTGVGGFMAAGILMPMLRFAVDPALKVEASGQFHATQQEASKLTNDPVRVNFTYEEADGWYKSNVTQTAWVYKDDKGEIVALSPTCKHLGCTVGWNDNKSFPNQFYCPCHGGRYQKNGKNIPGTPPPKPLDAYPTKIKDGFVYLGKPIPNPYVK, from the coding sequence ATGAGCAAAGATCCTGTAACAAGAAGACAATTTCTTAGCTATACGCTGACGGGTGTTGGTGGATTTATGGCTGCCGGAATTCTTATGCCGATGCTGCGGTTTGCGGTTGATCCTGCTTTAAAGGTCGAGGCATCCGGCCAATTTCATGCGACACAGCAAGAAGCTTCAAAATTAACGAATGATCCAGTGCGCGTAAACTTTACCTATGAAGAGGCCGATGGCTGGTACAAATCCAATGTGACACAAACTGCATGGGTTTACAAAGATGACAAAGGGGAGATTGTAGCACTTTCACCAACATGCAAGCACTTAGGATGTACAGTCGGCTGGAATGACAACAAGAGTTTCCCTAATCAGTTTTATTGTCCTTGTCACGGAGGCCGTTATCAGAAAAATGGAAAAAATATTCCGGGCACACCGCCTCCTAAACCTTTGGATGCCTATCCAACCAAGATTAAAGACGGTTTCGTGTATTTAGGCAAGCCGATTCCAAATCCATACGTAAAGTAA
- the qcrB gene encoding menaquinol-cytochrome c reductase cytochrome b subunit, producing MLNKLYDWVDERLDITPLWRDIADHEVPEHVNPAHHFSAFVYCFGGLTFFITVIQILSGMFLTMYYVPDIKNAWESVYYLQNEVAFGQIVRGMHHWGASLVIVMLFLHTLRVFFQGAYKKPRELNWIVGVLIFFVMLGLGLTGYLLPWDMKALFATKVSLQIADSVPLIGPYVKTLLAGSPDIVGAQTLARFFAIHVFFLPAVLLALMAAHFLMIRKQGISGPL from the coding sequence ATGCTTAATAAACTATATGATTGGGTTGATGAGCGTTTGGATATTACGCCTTTGTGGCGGGATATTGCTGATCATGAAGTACCGGAACATGTAAACCCTGCACATCATTTTTCAGCTTTTGTTTACTGTTTTGGAGGATTGACGTTTTTCATTACAGTCATCCAAATTTTATCGGGTATGTTTTTGACTATGTACTATGTGCCTGATATTAAAAATGCCTGGGAGTCGGTATATTATCTCCAAAATGAAGTTGCGTTTGGCCAAATCGTCCGCGGCATGCACCATTGGGGGGCAAGTTTAGTCATTGTAATGTTATTTTTACATACATTGCGTGTTTTCTTCCAGGGCGCCTATAAAAAACCACGTGAATTAAACTGGATTGTTGGAGTTCTCATTTTCTTTGTTATGCTTGGTCTTGGCTTGACAGGCTACTTGCTGCCATGGGATATGAAAGCGCTATTTGCTACAAAAGTAAGTCTTCAGATTGCTGATTCTGTTCCATTAATTGGACCTTATGTAAAAACATTGTTGGCTGGAAGCCCTGATATTGTAGGGGCACAGACATTAGCGAGATTTTTTGCTATCCATGTATTTTTCCTTCCGGCTGTATTGCTCGCCTTAATGGCAGCTCACTTCTTAATGATTCGTAAACAGGGGATTTCCGGTCCGCTATAA